A DNA window from Luteolibacter luteus contains the following coding sequences:
- a CDS encoding malate dehydrogenase — protein MKAPITVSVTGAAGQIGYALLFRIASGALFGPDQPVNLRLIEIEPALPTLEGVVMELDDCAFPLLREIVPTADLNEGFRGTNWALLVGSVPRKAGMERGDLLGINGKIFTGQGQAIAKNAASDVRTLVVGNPCNTNALICASNADGVPKDRFFAMTRLDENRAKSQLAKKSGAHHSEVTNLCIWGNHSATQYPDFTNAKINGKPATEVISDHEWLKGEFITTVQQRGAAIIKARGASSAASAANAAIDTVVSLVNPTPAGDWHSVAIYSDGSHYGIEKGIMASMPIRTVTNGTWEVVDGVPVDAFSQGKIDATINELLEEREAVQNLIPA, from the coding sequence ATGAAAGCACCTATCACCGTTTCCGTGACCGGCGCCGCCGGCCAAATCGGCTATGCCTTGCTCTTCCGCATCGCCTCCGGGGCACTCTTTGGTCCGGACCAGCCGGTGAATCTTCGCTTGATCGAGATCGAGCCCGCGCTTCCGACGCTTGAAGGCGTGGTGATGGAGCTGGATGACTGCGCCTTCCCGCTCCTCCGCGAGATCGTGCCGACCGCCGACCTGAACGAAGGCTTCCGCGGTACCAACTGGGCTCTGCTCGTCGGCTCCGTGCCGCGCAAGGCCGGAATGGAGCGCGGCGATCTGCTCGGCATCAACGGCAAGATCTTTACTGGCCAAGGCCAGGCGATCGCCAAGAACGCCGCCTCCGATGTCCGGACCTTGGTCGTCGGCAATCCCTGCAACACCAACGCCCTCATCTGTGCCTCGAACGCCGACGGCGTGCCGAAGGACCGCTTCTTCGCGATGACCCGCCTGGACGAGAACCGCGCCAAGAGCCAGCTCGCCAAGAAATCCGGTGCCCATCACTCGGAAGTCACCAATCTCTGCATCTGGGGCAACCACTCCGCCACCCAGTATCCGGATTTCACCAACGCCAAGATCAACGGCAAGCCCGCCACCGAGGTCATCAGCGACCACGAGTGGCTGAAGGGCGAATTCATCACCACCGTGCAACAGCGCGGTGCCGCCATCATCAAGGCCCGTGGTGCTTCTTCCGCCGCTTCCGCCGCCAATGCCGCGATCGACACCGTGGTCAGCCTTGTCAACCCGACTCCGGCTGGTGACTGGCACAGTGTGGCGATCTACTCGGATGGCAGCCACTACGGCATCGAAAAGGGTATCATGGCCTCAATGCCGATCCGCACGGTGACCAATGGCACTTGGGAAGTCGTGGACGGCGTGCCGGTGGATGCCTTTAGCCAGGGCAAGATCGACGCCACCATCAACGAGCTCCTCGAAGAGCGCGAGGCGGTGCAGAACCTGATCCCGGCCTAA